Proteins from a single region of Antechinus flavipes isolate AdamAnt ecotype Samford, QLD, Australia chromosome 2, AdamAnt_v2, whole genome shotgun sequence:
- the LOC127546888 gene encoding ovomucoid-like, translated as MKAIFLMLTLMSILNVESVLKIPIDCSGYEKLPPGKTPMCTLELIPICASDGQTYGNKCAFCHAVKQSDDNIKFVHMGDC; from the exons ATGAAGGCTATATTTCTAATGCTGACACTGATGAGCATTTTAA ATGTGGAGTCAGTCCTAAAAATACCA ATTGATTGCAGTGGATATGAAAAACTGCCACCAGGAAAGACTCCAATGTGCACTCTTGAGTTAATACCAATATGTGCTTCTGATGGGCAAACATATGGCAATAAATGTGCTTTCTGCCATGCTGTTAA GCAGAGTGATGACAACATCAAATTTGTACATATGGGGGATTGTTAA